The following DNA comes from Candidatus Bathyarchaeota archaeon.
AATCCTTGTTTCACTCCAGGACCGTGGGCAATGAAGATCCCGTCTCTAGTGTGGGTCCCCTTCCATCCCGTGAGAGGGGCACCCTTTACAAAGAGCCGTTCCTCACCAACTTTGGCATCAATCTCGCACCTTCCCCCGTCTATCATGAAAACGATTTCCGGTGCCTCGTCAAGATAGGAACCAGTATAGACGTCTCGGGAACTGTACACATCGACATTAACAAGTGCTCCGGTCCTAGGGTCCTTTAGCCCTCTGAGCTTTTTCTTTAGATCTGACACGAGCTCATCCCGCTCGTTCTCTTGGACACATCCCTCTAGCATTGTCCCTTTGGTGTTGAGATAGATCTGACCGAAATGGGGAGTGTGGACGGCGCTGAACGCCCTCGTCTTTTTCCAGTTGACTCTGCCCTCAAGCCTGGCATTTGAGAGATAGGTGTAGGTATACCTCTGGAGCCTCTCAATGCCAACCACCTTGAAGAGTGCCCCAGCTACAGGCTTTAGAAGCTCTCTCCTACCGAGGAATCTATAGAGTCTCTCTGCGATTCGCCCCAGCTTAACTATAGTCCTCTCATTGATTTTTCTCTTCGCCTTTAGGAAGCCGTTCCTGCGGAGCCACTCGTTCACGAAAAAGGTCTTTTTAAGGGGCCCGAAGCCGTGATCTGAGACCACGAAAACTGTTGTCTCCTGCCCAACTGCCTCAAGGAGTTTCCCGAGAACCTTGTCCAGTTCCTCCCAGTAAGATTCCACAGTTTCCCGTTTATTCCACAGAAGGTGGTGGATCCTGTCGGGGCTAGTGAAAACAACCATGTTGAAGTCGCATGAGATGTGCTTCATCAGATATTCCGCGGCCCTGCCCCTTTTTTTTGTGACCTTGAGGGCGTCTTTATAGAAGCTCACCTCGTCGAAGTATTGCCAACTAGGTAGATCGATCTCGTAGTCGAGACCGGATTCTAGGACCCTCTGGAGCTCTGAGGGGTAGCTGAAGGTGCTCTCACTTGAGGGCGTCATCATTCCCGTTACCATGAATCCCTCAACCTCCTCGGGAGGATATGTCCCGGGGATGTTAATCATTCCCGTTTTTATATCGTAGCTGTTAAGGACCCTCCAGATGGGGTGGTGGTTTGAGAAACAGAAGCCGTTGGGCTCCACCCCATAGCCTGCCCGTTTCAGGAGGTCAAAGAATCCAAGCCGCCCTGGATTCATCCCTGTCATCATACTCACCCAGGCGGGGATAGTCACAGGGGGTAATGTGGAGTCGAGGTTTCCCCAGGTCCCCTCTTCCATGAGCCTCGCCAGATTCGGCAGTCTCCCATCTTCCGTGAGGGGACGGATTATGTCGAATGTGCCACCATCAAGCCCTAGGACCAAAACTTTGCGGCGTGGGAACTCGGCCTTCGACATGCTAAATTTGTGTCCCCATATCAAATAATAAGTCTTCAGGTAAATAACGTCATAACATTAAATGATAGATGCGTTAAGCGATACACATTATTTTATGCACAAAATACGTTAAAATCCCCCGAGACCGGGTAGTGATCCTTGCTTTCTTCGTTTTGAACTAGGTCCTTTGAGACAAGTAGAATGGAAGCTGTGCCATAAGGACTAGCATCATCTAAGAAAGAATTACCCTTCTCCTAAAGTACGGTGTAGGAATTATATAATAGAGATGCCTTTAGCAAAGCCAAAAAGTAACTTCTAGACTTGTAAAAAAAGAGGCCTCTTGTGACAATCCCCTGAGTTAAAATAGATATGCCTGGGGACCACCATGAAAATTGGAAACCTCCTAGAGAACGGAACCCTCAGGTTAATAGCGATACTATGATTTAATGCTCTATAATATGTAGAATGGGAGAAAACAAGACGCACTTGCAAAGTAAATTCATACAAGCCCTAACTTAGGAGAAGCGGGAAAAGGACTTTGTCCTAGCTATTGGCGTAGGATAGAGGGAACGATGAGCTTAGCCTTGCCGAGACTATCCTCTCTAATTAAGGGCTGACCGTACAACGTTGATTTTAAAACCTCGAAAACCTCTCCCTAGCTGATCGTGGAAACTGTTATAAAAACCGCCTATAACTTCAAAAACGATGACAGGATACTCGCTTGTACATGGTAATATATTTCAACAGTAATTTGACCGGAACTATACTTTATTGATATTAAACAGATAATATGTGAGATAGGTTCTCACATTTTTTCAAGGTAGGTAATATTATTGACAACAGAGACTTTTACTCTTTCGTTAATATCCCTAGCCTCAATTCTTTTGTTTAATTGAGTTCTCAGATAATTAGCGTCTTTATTTTCGACCTCAACCTTTACGAGGTTATCTGTACGACTTAGAAAGTCATCAAGAATCGGATCATATTTGCTGCCCTTGCGGTACTTTCTCGAAGGCTTTTTTGATATTGCGTATAATTTATAATTTACCTCATTCAACTATAATTCACTGTGTCAAATCTGACATTCAATCCTATTTAAATATATTCATCATCTGAAGAAGACATAACATTGTGGTTTAATACTCCATCTAATTATGTTTCTAATTTATTTTTTGAAGATACCGAGATTTTATCGGGATAATCTACTAAATAAAAGTAGGTTATACTTATTCTAATACAATCCCCACTTTTAATATCGTTATAAATTAGGTTCAAATAATAGGAGGAACTCTATTTTTTCTATTATACATTCATATCTCTGACATAATCTCCTCTTTATTATAGATGAATAACTCTGATATTCCTTTTTTCCTATTCTTGGTATTTTTTTTGAGGAAAAAAAATTTGAGCTAGATATATGAGGATAAATTAATTTCAGGCATCTCGTTTAATAGCTGGAATACTGGGAGGGCGGTTTAATTTTCTCCATTCCGATGAGACTTCAAGGGCGCAGTCACTCGGTAGTTATTCAACTTGTGTTGTCTGATAAACTGTGCATTGGGGTGGTGGTGCGGCCGCCGGGATTCGAACCCGGGTCGTCTGGATGGCAACCAGATATCTTGCCAGGCTGGACTACGGCCGCTGGCATCCCTCATATGATCTTGTAGAATATTAATCTGTTACTCCCGGTTCAATTTGTGTTTTCATGAGATGTTGAGCTGGCAAAGTCAATAACCATGAATTGCGCGCTCCACTAGATCTTGGAAACAGACTCCTGCTAGTAGACCATGGGGATCACTGCTTCTCCTAATTCAAGGATTGTGGTCTCAAGGTCTTCTACTAGTCTACTACTGCTTCGAGCCTTGTCCACCGGAACTCTAATCTCATTTCACTGCAAAGGAGTTTTAAGGCCCGTAATGTTCAGGGTCTAGACCTCCTGTATCACGACAAAGCGTTGAAGCCCTCACTATCTTCTAGAAGGCACTTGTCGAGGTTTATGACTTTGATCCTCCTGGCTATTTTATCAAGGGACTAGGCAGCGAGATGCCCTGTAAAGAACTTATAGATTACTTATACAACGCTCCTTAGCTAATGTCAACAGGGCGTGTCTTGTTTTAGTCTCTCTCCGCCAATGACTATGGATAGCCACCTGACACCTAGCAGGGCAAACTAGGCCTTAATTAATCAAAGGAATAGGGTTTCTA
Coding sequences within:
- a CDS encoding alkaline phosphatase family protein; the encoded protein is MSKAEFPRRKVLVLGLDGGTFDIIRPLTEDGRLPNLARLMEEGTWGNLDSTLPPVTIPAWVSMMTGMNPGRLGFFDLLKRAGYGVEPNGFCFSNHHPIWRVLNSYDIKTGMINIPGTYPPEEVEGFMVTGMMTPSSESTFSYPSELQRVLESGLDYEIDLPSWQYFDEVSFYKDALKVTKKRGRAAEYLMKHISCDFNMVVFTSPDRIHHLLWNKRETVESYWEELDKVLGKLLEAVGQETTVFVVSDHGFGPLKKTFFVNEWLRRNGFLKAKRKINERTIVKLGRIAERLYRFLGRRELLKPVAGALFKVVGIERLQRYTYTYLSNARLEGRVNWKKTRAFSAVHTPHFGQIYLNTKGTMLEGCVQENERDELVSDLKKKLRGLKDPRTGALVNVDVYSSRDVYTGSYLDEAPEIVFMIDGGRCEIDAKVGEERLFVKGAPLTGWKGTHTRDGIFIAHGPGVKQGFRVEKASILDITPTLLHSFGIPMQDMMDGRVLDEIFTDDSKFSMRSAGKKITNQNLDAYSFDKEEKSLIEERLRKLGYIS